CTCTTCTTTGATCGCAGCTTTCATAATTGCAAGCCATCCCATAAAACACAAATTCAATGCAAAACAAGgaagaaaaacaaatataccCGTTATTCGAATAATTTTACCAAACTTAAAAGTTAGAGCGATACTATTACTGTAAAGACTTTCTGTAAAATCGAATTCCctataagtaaaaaaatatctaaaaacGCAATTTAAACCGAATAAATATGGCCAAACTTtgcatataaaatttcCAGAATACGCTAATACAGAGATACTTTTTTCCAAAAGCCAATGAAGAGGTTCTTTCTTACCTTCATTTAGATCATTCTTTTCTCCATTTTTAGATGACTTATCTCTGGAAACGGCATTTTCTCTTCCGGTGGAAACATGGTTGGTTGATAATAGTACATTTAAATCCTTcgacttaaaaaaaactccATTATTATGATTAGATTCTGATGTCGACGCTCTTATGTTGCTTCCTTCAACTAAAGGAAGTATTAAATGCAACATTTTAAGGCAACAAAGCGAAGATCTCATTAGGGGgatgaataaattttttaaataaaaatcagtTTTATTgattgtttaaaattttttgaaattatttggtgattaattaaaaaattaacaaaagTCAGCTTTATGTCGCAAACTACGATATGgcgtttttttgttttccaCTCATTTTTCGAAAAATGGAGTAATGAAAACGTTGAGGATgctacaaaaataatttttttttttcaaatatgtataaatacaaaaaagattttcttaataataTTCATAAACATCATATACATACACACGCTAAGCTagaaattttctttatgataaaaagtGGTCttatttaacttttttttaacgtTTAGTCAAATGAATTATTCGATTAAGAAAGAGAATGAACATAAAgcaattgtaaaaaaagaatttttttatttgaaaacTTATATTAGGATAGTTCCCCGtcaaaatttcattttccGTTTAATTCTGTTAATAAGAACACAGGCCTCTCtttatacttttatttattaattatataatgtGCATTTTTGCTTTGTTTtggtcaaaaaaattagttgtaaaagatttataattctttttttgtcatTGATCTTTTCtccatttttgaaaaaaaggaaaaaacaaaaaaaacccATATCGAAATATACGACTTAAAGCTGTCTTTGGTCAAATTCCACTTACATCCCCATTAGATATATATACaccaatttttaaaaaatttcccttttttttacaaaaccaaaatgtaaaaaaaggaggagaaaataaataatttttaatcacaaaaaaaaaagttttattaagtTCTAATTTGATCATATTATAAGTAAAACATAagaataaaacaaattcaagtatcattttttctaaattgtgttaatttatatgtcaaaatacataaaaaaaatttattttcttatgtCATTATAATTAGATTCTAATGCTTATAAtaatgttttctttttttttgctttttaaaacagattttagatttgtttatatttttttttactatgtaaaaaaaaattagtatttttgtaaatttattagtttttaatAGACAGAAGAAGATTCAAAATCCCATATTAATGTTCTTTAAATCAttcaaatgtttttttataacataaAAGATGTAAACAATAAGTAAATAACTGCTATACaattaattaaatgaattaatattaatatatgattttacatatttttaagttataacattataatttagttttgttaaatgttcattttatatatatataatattatttcttattactatacataaaatgtataataaGTACAGATTTAATCAAGTAgatagtaaaataaaaaaacaaaaaaaaaataaaaaaacgaaaatataatttgtttgtttttagttattttcttgttttatcaaaaaattttttttttgagatTTTTCTCCTTCCCGCTCTGTTCGCTTTGAATTTCGAAAATCaggaatattttttaaaaattggtatttatatatgtagGGGGGAGGGTGTAAAGTGGAAATGCTCCCTGTCTTTACCAAGGAATCCTAATGGTAAGCGATGGTTTACCGCATGactaaaaagaaaatcaaatCAATCAATGAATTTCcatgatttttttcatttaatttttaatacggtgataaatttttactaaatcCCGTGTTAATCACAAAAATATCagtataaaagaaaagagGAATATTAATTAGATTATTTATCAGTATCGTGTAAAATTTCTCTGATTCTTTTCGCTTTAAACTCCTTTTATTTAGTTATTtcgtttaaaaaatatcaatattGATACTCCTATTACTGTTTTGTGtattaaatgtttaaagTTGTACCCATTATGAATTTACTGacattgttttttctaACATTTATTATAGGAAGCAAACCTGGTGAAGAAAATCGAAAAAGTAAAAAGAATGTTTGCAACCTCCAAAACACCAATAAACCTACAAAACAGTTGGATGATATTAATGAGAATGTCGATTTTAAATCACAAAAAATGCTGGTAAATCACGTAACTTCTAAACATTTATCTGCAATTTCCAGTTATTTTATAACTCATAAATTGCATAAAGAAGAATATATTGGTTTACTAAATGATATAGCCGAAAAGATCATGcatgataaaatttataatgcACAGTCTTTTCTTAACATTAGCGAAAAAAATATGCGAAAAAAGGAATTAACTGAGTTAATCGAAAAATTTGCAATATTacatgataaaaaattttatctcaataaagaagaaataattaatcCTTACAAAAGTGAAGTAAAATATACATTTATTACCGAAACTTTTACATGTAACTACAAACTATATGAATGGTTTATGGACACGCTTGATATAGACGAAATATTTCTAGTTacttacaataaaaatgagaTTCAAGTGGAACTGctttaaatatatgtaAAGTATATATCGTTAATTTTAACGAGACAATCtaaataaatcattttatttatttgagatattttttgaatgaatttttactccatattaaaaaaggtAGTAAAATGttgtttaaattattttattattcgTGAAAATACTAGTCAACGATGGCAAATGTTAAGGAAAATTACATAACATGTAAGCTACATACAATGGTGgctattaaaaaacaggGGGTagaaattgttttattgaCCAGATTTAGAAACATATTATCAATCAAGTATAAggaatagaaaaaaaattatgtaagAATTGAAGGACTAAAGATTTTGAACCCCTCCGATTAATATTTTGGGATACTTACACATTTTCAAATCTCTTTAAACTGCCTATGAGCAAAACAATGCTGTATTGATTCGATTTTGCCTTCAGGCAAATAGATTACTAGCTTGATTTATGACTCGTCCGGAAATATCATAGCAGGTGTAATCAATGTAGCGGGGGAATAACACAGATTGGCATCTTGTACTAATAAGTAAAACTTTTTCTGTGATTTGCATTTCGCATACGTCCCCTTCTGCTGACACATTACAAACccaaatttttatggtaCCGTTGTTGACTTCTCATTCGCAAGTTTCGGCCACGTATTACAATTCACAGAGATTTTTTACACAAGCTCCCGTATTACTGTATTACTACGCCTTGTCACTTCAATAATTCGGCACGATCTTATCCAAGAGTGTACCAGCTAAATACTTTCTATTATCTAAGTATTACATTACTTGTATAAGAGTAGaatttaacaaatttttctagACTTTAGGTTATGTTTTTAACTAATAACAAATTCTCCTTGACTACTACACAAGTTTTATGAATCAACTTGACAATTTCGTAGACCTGTCTTTTCTTATAGAAAGATTTAACACTttttaataacaaaaaaccTTTTGATGTTTGTCTAGACTAAAAtcgtttttattgtattacACAATTTTTGCGACCATTAAGCCCTTTATACTGGTACCTACGAGGAAAATATCGCAAGATAtgcttttttatgataacGCATAGATCTTTTATATTGCCGCCATTGATATATCAAGAAGAAACTAATTCCGTGCAACTAGTTATagtaacaaataaataaaaaacaaaaaacgTTTATTGTGCATGTGATTAaactatatatatttatactgCTCAGGTTATAAAGCAAAGGCTTTCGCGTCTACCGTTCTCAACTTTGGAGCTTTTTAGATATAGTGTGTAAATCCATAATTGGGGTTCagaaatataagaatatataacataCCCACTCCAAGACGGTTAGTCTACTACTTCATCATCAACCCCAAGCAGATCTATTAAGTAACAACGCCTCTTCTCAACTAATCGTCCATTCATAAATTTCACTACAAGAGAATCCCCTAAACACACAATCCTAATGATTCCGATATCTTAAAACCTACCTTTTTCATACTTATTAAGCCCTTTTAAAGTTTAACTCTTCACAAGTCGCACTCTCTGCCCTTCGACGAACTTGTCtctatattctttttaaaccGCTTACCATATTCTCCCTCTGGTCCATTTCTCAGCATTAAATTGCCCGTATTATCTTTAACTGCCTCAAATGGTGTGCATCTTAGATCTTCATGAAAACTATTATGTATATCTCAAGTGCTTTCATGACTCTTTCTTTATAGTATTTTCGAGATTCCTTCTTATAACCGATTACTCAACGTACCAATGACTCTTTCAACTATTCCATTGCTTCTATGTGATTATATCCAATTTTCTGCATAACTCTATAAATTCctcattttaaattttcttccCTGTCTGATATGATTTCTTCTGGTCTTTTACCATTTctacaaaaattttctataaatccAGTTATCGAGCTAGTACTCTTCTCTTTCAACACTCAACCACACGCGACTCTCGTATAGTAATCAATAGCCACTAGAACAAATTTACCCAAATCTCTATAATCGATTAAATCTATTGCCACCTTTTCTAGGTATCTACTTGTCACAATAAAATCGCATCCTCCTGATTTTTTCCTATTGTATTTTTGGCATTTttcacatttttttatcatcatCTTTATATCTTCGTCAAATCCCCGCCAATATAGCCAAACTTCATAACTAAATAGACACTTCCTAGTCCTCAGTGGGCATGTTTTCGTGGTACCTCTTCATTGACTCTAACCTATCACCTACTGCAGGTATTTCTGCTCTACAACCAAGTCAAAATCCCAGTAATTTCTGTCCCCGACCTTTTCGACGTGTTTTGATCTTTTCCCCGCTATCTGATCCTCTGTTCTTTGTCTAATCATTTCTCTTTCGGTTCATTTTCCTAATGGATTCTGCTCAATCCTCAGCAAAAACCATCTAATCGGGCTGCCTATACTCAATCTCAAAATCAAACATTTGGATCATCTCTATCCCTTAGTTAAatctattaatattaaaacatggccttcttttttatttctgcTAAAGCCTTATGATCAGTTTAAACCCTAGACCTTCGCTATCTTAATTCATACTCAAACTTCTTTATGCCCCAATATATGGCATACGTTTCTTTCTCGCTAATTCCGTATCTAGTTTCAGTCGGAGTAGTTTTTCTTTGATGCCCATTGTACCGGCCCCCATTCctctttttcatttttctgCATAAGTACAGCTTCCATACCAATATTAATCGCATCCGTTCttaattaaaatgttttctCGTAATTAACAATCCTCAATTTCCCTAAATTCTTGAGCCcaattttcatattctcaaatttaatatcaaaCTCCCCAGTCCAATTCATACTTTTGTTTTTCCCTCTTGAGCAATCTGTCATATGTAACGTTTTCTTTGTGTAGTTCTTTATAAATCCTCTTAATTAACCACttaatcataaaaatgttCATACTTCGGTTACATTTTGCGGCTTCGGAAATTCTAATGCttcattcttttttatctcTGATGGCATCATATCCTGCCCATTCAATGTTACTCCTAATAATTTAACTTCAGATTGACGATACTGTATCTTCTTTGAGTTTAATCTCATGTTATTCTCTTCTAACAGTCTCATTGCctctaaaaacaatttgTCGTGTTCTTCTCTAGTCTTGGCTTATATCACAATATCATCCATGTAAACTTCTATTCCTCTTCCCAAATACTTCTCAAAAATCTTAT
The DNA window shown above is from Vairimorpha necatrix chromosome 7, complete sequence and carries:
- a CDS encoding putative SP-containing membrane protein; protein product: MRSSLCCLKMLHLILPLVEGSNIRASTSESNHNNGVFFKSKDLNVLLSTNHVSTGRENAVSRDKSSKNGEKNDLNEGKKEPLHWLLEKSISVLAYSGNFICKVWPYLFGLNCVFRYFFTYREFDFTESLYSNSIALTFKFGKIIRITGIFVFLPCFALNLCFMGWLAIMKAAIKEERDRSTVIEKKNF